The Actinomycetes bacterium genome includes the window GAAGTTCCTGCTGTCCTGCACCGACGACAACATCCCGGCCGCGGACGCCGCCCGCCTGTTCAAGGGCCTCCTCGACGTCGAACGCGGCTTCCGCGACCTCAAAGGAGTCCTCGAGGTCCGACCCGTCTATCACCGCAAGGAGCAACGCATCCGCGCCCACGTCACGCTGTGCTTCCTGGCCCTGGTCCTGATCCGCGTCGCCGAGAACGCCACCGGCGACACCTGGCCCGCGATCGCCCGCGACCTGGACCGCATCCACGCCAGCGACCTGCACGGCAGCACCGGCCGGATCCGCCAGCGCAGCGAGATCACCCCCGACCAGGCCGCGATCCTCACCGCCTGCCAGGCCACCACCCCACCCCTGGTCCTGGCCGCCGAACCCGCGCGCACACCCCGCAGGCGAGCCCGCAACACCGAATAGATACGCACCCCCCCCACGGACAAATCGGGGAAACCCCTTGTCCCCCACCGACTATCCGCCGAACGCTGACCCATGAACTGTCGAACTCGGGTGACGGTCCTGACTGTCGTCAGCACGCTCGGACCGTTCTAACGGGACTGAGCGACAGCTCGCGTGAGGCGCCCGCGCACGTCACAGCCCTGCTGGATGACCGGCCTCAAAGTCATCGTGGCCAGTGGGACGCAGGCTGCACGTTGGGGCTGTATGCCACCACACTGCATGTGCCGATCAAGTGCGCTCCAGAGATGGCATTGGGTGCGGTGCGGGTGGGAACTACCCGAAAGATCTCGCCGACTTGAATACGATGCTGAGAGTGACCACGCCACCGATCTGGAGCTACGGGAGGTTCGTACTCGGTTGCGGCACGTTCGGCGGGATTGGCGGGAGTCCGACGCTCGTGGGTCGTGGGCTGGACGAGCCTTCAGCGTTCGCGACGATGGACGAAGCGGTTGGTTTGGGCATCACACTGTTCGACACTGCGGAACGCTACGCAGGCGGTGCAAGCGAGATCGTGATCGGTCGTTGGCTGGTCAAGCGCGACTCGGCCGTCTCTGACCGAGTTCGACTCGCTACCAAGGTTGCCCCGCCAGACGTCACCGGGTCAGGCAGCCGCTTCGACGCCGCCCTTCTCGAAGAGAAGTTCTCCGGGAGCCTTCAACGACTTGGCGTCGACACCGTCGAGTTTCTGCTCACCCATGCGCCCGATGAGGGCACACCAATCGAGGAGACTCTCGAGGGGCTGGAGGCGATTCGCGCCAGTGGCCGCTGCCGTTACGTGGGCGCTTGCAACGTTGATGCGGGCCAGCTCACCGCAGCCCTCGACGCGGCCGAGCGGCTCGGTATCAGCGGCTACCAAGTCGTGCAGAACGGCTACAGCCTGCTGGAACCCCACGATGACCGGGCTGTCCGGTCGATCTGCGCCGGGCGCGGTCTGGCGTTCACGCCCTTCTCGCCCCTGGCCGGCGGTGCGCTCACTGCGAAGTACCTACGCGGCGTCACGCCACCCCCAGACTCCCGGATGGCGCTGCGCCCCGATGGGGTCGATGAGCTGCTCACTCCCGCCGTGTACGACGCGATTGATCGGCTCCGCTCCGATGCGGAGCACCGACACGGAGTCGAATGCGGTGCCCTCGCTCTCGCATGGCTGTTACACCATCGCGACGTGACCGCTGTTGTCACAGGTCCTTCCCGTAGATCGCCCCACCTGGAGCTGGCCGCGCAGGCCGCCGACGTCGTTCTGTCGGATGCGGACTTCGCCGAGATCGAATCCTGGTTCGCGTCGCCCGGCGTCCAAGGGGTAGTGACAACCCATAGCGCCGACCCCACCACCCCGAGCGAGGCCGCGGACGGCAGCAACTGAAGCGCGCACCGATGTGCCGATGAAGAGCGGATCGAATGGGCCGTTGCAGTCAGGTGGAATGTGATTCGCCGGTGACGAGCCAACGGGTTTCCGCCACGACCTTGTCGGGGTCACCCATGTGGCCCTCCGCGTCTTCTACGACGACTTCCGCGCCGGGCACGTTGCGCCCCAGCCATGCACCGTGCGCAGCGGGGACGAGGACGTCCTTGGCGCCGTAGCGCACCTGCACCGGGACCGTGATCTCCGCCAGGTCGAACCCCCACGGCTTGGTGAACACCAGGTCATCGTCGACCCAGCCCCCACACGCCGCCGCGGACCAGGTCCTCAGTTGCCTCCCGGATCACCGCCGCCAGGTCGGCACGGCTGAGCACTGCGCGGTCGGCGTCGTCCAAAGCCCAGCCGTCACCCAGCAGCTTCGACGCGTCGGCGGCAACCCGCTCGGCCATCTCTCGCAGCTCACGGTCCAGCTCCACGGCGAGACGCTGCTCACCGTCCACGGCCCAGCCGAACTCCGTCACGTTGAGCGGATCCATCCCGGCGAAGAAGTCCAGCTCATCCAGACCGAAGGGAGCGACCCCCACATCGCAGCAGGCACGCACCACCCGCTCGCCCAGGCGCGCGGCCACCGCCAGGCTGTGCGGGCCACCACCCGAGCCGCCGGTCACCGCGAACCGCCCGATCCCGAGGTGGTCCGCGATCGCAGCGACATCCCCGACGCAGTCGACCACCGAACGACCCGGCCGCCGGGTCGACCCGCCATAACCCGGCCGGTCGTAGGTGATCACCCGGGCGCCGGCCTCCGCATACTTGCCCTCATCCGGATGCCGGTTCAGCAGGCCCCCGGGAGTGCCGTGCAGGCCGAACACCGGGAACCCCGCCGGGTCACCCCACTCGGCGAAGCACAGGGTCCGTCCTCCATCAACCACGATGCTCTGGTGGCTGCGAGTCGTCTCAGTCATGGCGCCGATCCTGGCAGCCGACGACTCTCCGGAGCAGCAGGATGCTCAGACATCCTCGGTCAGCGACATCCTCGGTCAGCCGAGTACCGAGGAGGGCACCGACGTGCGCTTGCTCCTACTGCGGGGATCCAACACATGGATGACGTCTTCGACACGACAGGTCGGGCGGTGCACGCCAGTCAGTCGTCGATGGCTTCGATGCCACGCTGCTTGAGGCTTTCGAGCTGGTCTTTCATGGCTTGAAGGACTTCGGGGCGTGGCCCTCCCAGTTCGTGATCTCACCTGCGACGCGGAGCGGCTCACGAGAGCGGTAAGGACTTCGTGGGGTTGCCGGGGAACTTCTTGTCCGTCAGGTTGGGGTCATCCATGATCGGACCGCTTGGTTCCACCGTGTAGATCCTGCCTGGGCCCTCACCGACCGCCAGTTCCGCTCCCCAGATGGCGGCGTCCAGCGTGGCGGTCAGATAGACTTGGTTCGACTTCCTCTGCGTGCCGTAGTTGGAGCGATAGCCAGGCTCGATCAGATCTCCTGGCTGCAAGTCTGAGCGTGTGCCGTGGCAATACCGTTCCCGGTTCTCTTGGTCCACGGTTCCCATGGTGCCCGGCGCAGCCTCGCCGGCAAGCCAATCGCCCCGAAGTGGTGCGATGACGGAGCGGGAGCGGGCCTCCCGCTCGGTGACCACGACGCACCGGGCCAGCTCGAGACGACCCCGAGGAGCGAGCAGAGCATTAGCGTGCGGCAAGGAGACCTCCGAGGATGAGCCGGGACCTTCGACAAGCCCCACCTCACCCGGAGGTCTCCCCTACGTCACGGATCCTGGAGGCCGTGTCGCCCTGTCACCAACGTGTGTGGGCAGTACAGCTAGCCCGTCGCCCCTTCGGGGGCGGCGGGCTAGCTGCTGTGTGGGCGGGTCAACCCTGTGCGCAGTGGTCCAGGAACACAGTCGGGGGTGGTGCGGGCAGCGCCTTCCACTGCGGCTGGAGCCGCAGGTTGCGCCAGGCGTCCCGGCACAGCTGCTCGGGCACTACCCCGCCGTAGCGTTCCATGCTCAGCCGGACATTGGCCATCCGTCCCAGCTCGGCGTAGTCATGCCCAACCAGCTGAGCGCTCACCGGGCGGTCGGCGGCCAACGGGGAGGCGTCATCGCCCGGGTCGGTCGCGGGAAGCGCACAGCCCGAGACCAACACCAACGTGGCTGCGGCGAACACCCGACGCATGGCCGCAGGCTACCGCTGGCGGCACGCTCACTGGAGCCCGTCCACCGAACCGTGACCGGTCGGGGAGCACCACCGGCGCGGTCTTCCCACGCCCAGGGCGGGGGGCCAGGCCGCGTATCTCGACACCACCGAGATCGGGGCGATCTTCGAGCAAGCTCGCCGGTCGACAGCGTGGAGTGGCGCATAACAGTCGCCGTTGATCTCGTGAAGGGTGCCACGGCACGCTCCCCGGTACGCCAGACTCGTCATCCGTCGGCAGAGGAAGTTCCTGGGGAGGGTTCGGATGCAGTCGTCATCCAGTGGTGCGGGCGTCTTCTGGTTGATCTTCGCGGTCGTGGTGTACGTCGTCGGAGCGCTGCCCCTGATGGGGGTCTTCGGCAAGGCCCGCCAGCCCGGCTGGGCGGCGTTCATCCCGATCTACAACCTCTACGTGCTGCTCAAGACCGTGGGCCGACCCGGCTGGTGGCTGATCCTTTACCTGATCCCCATCGTGAACCTGGTCATCACGATCATCGTGTGGAACGACCTGTCCACCGCGTTCGGCCACGGTGCCGGGTTCACGATCGGACTGTTCTTCCTCAGCTGGATCTTCCTGCTGATCCTCTGGCTGGGAAACAGCCAGTATTCAGGGCCTCCAGCACTGGGTAGGGGATAGGTAGCACGGCACGAAGTCCTACGAGCTGGAGCGGCGCATCCTGGACGTCGGCCTCCCGCACGAGTTCTTCAGCTACCCCTAGCGGCCACTCCCGGCCGCGGCCCTGGCCCGACAATGTGTGCCGTTGCCTTCCCTGGTTGCCCTACACGGCTTCGCTGATAGCTGTCAGGTCGGCGATGAAGTGCTCGAGGTTCCGGCGCTGCCGCTCCAGCTCGCGGTACTCGTCCATCTCCTCGACCACGCGGTCCTGCCGGACCTCGGCGGCGAGATCGCGCTCGTGGAGCTCCAGCAGAGCCTCCTGGACGAGCTGTAGGTAGCGCAGAGGCGCCAGTACCGGTAGCGGCTCCCGGACGGCGTTGCGGTGGCGTTCGGCCCTGGTGCCTCGCGGGCATCTGCCCTAACGTCGGGGCCGTTCGAACAGAGGGGACAGCCGTGCCGTTCGTCGATCGATTGATCAAGATCGTGTCCCGGAACCTAGAGCGAGGCGGAGAGCCTCATCAGGTTCTCCACACCGTCATCGGGGGGCAGCGTCAGCGGGGCACCGCGCTCCTGGTCCGCAACGGTCTCCCGGTCGAGGTGTTCGACACCTCGGCGTTGGATGGCTGGCTCGCGCACGTGAGCCCGACGACCCCGGGTGCTTGAGACCCATGCGCGCGGTGATCCACACGAGGTACGGCACCCCTGACGTCCTGGAGCTCGCGGACGTCGCCAAGCCGGTCCCGGCCGACGACGAGGTCCTGGTCAAGGTCCACGCCACCACCGTGAATCGGACCGACTGCGGGTTCCGCGCCGGCAAGCCGTATGTCGTGCGAGCCTTCAGCGGTCTGCGCCGCCCGAAGCAGCCGATCCTCGGCACCGAGCTGGCCGGAGAGGTCGAGGCGGTCGGATCGGCGGTGACCGATTTCTCGGCAGGGGACCAGGTGTTCGGTGTCCACGCCGACCGCTTCGGGGCGCATGCCGAGTACGTCTGCGTCAAGCAGGACGCCCCGCTGGCCCTCAAGCCGGCCGGCATGTCCTACGCGGCGGCCGCCGCCGTCTGCGACGGGGTGATCCTCGCTCTCACCTGCCTCAGGCGAGGAGGCGTGCACAAGGGACGGCGGATCCTCATCTACGGAGCCTCCGGGTCGATCGGCACCGCGGCGGTTCAGCTCGCCCGGTACTTCGAGGCGCACGTGACGGCTGTGTGCACCACGAAGAACGTCGACCTCGTGCGCTCGCTCGGCGCCGACGTGGTCGTCGACTACACCCGGGAGGACTACACCACCAACGGTGAGGCCTACGACGTCCTGTTCGACGCCGTCGGCAAGAGCGACTTCGAGGCGTGCAAAGGATCCCTTGCACCCGGCGGGCTCTTCATCACGACGGACCTCGGGGCCCGATGGAAGAACCCGCGCCTGGTGCTGTGGACCGCGGTGTTCGGCAGTCACCGGGTGCTGATCCCGATCCCCAAGTACACGAAGAAGGACGTGCTCTTCCTCAAGGAACTCATCGAGGCCGGGCACTACCGGGCGGTCATCGACCGCACGTACCCGCTGGAACACGTCGTCGCGGCCACGACGTATGTCGAGTCGGAGCAGAAGACCGGCAACGTCGTCCTCACCGTCATCCCTGACACGGCCAGCTGACCGCCCCCGGTCGAGGGTGCACGTGATCGTCACACCAACGCTGTTCGTGGTCACCGGGCGGCGCCGAGGCTGCACTCGAAGTGCCCGTTCCAGCGCGGGTCCTTCGGCGTTCTGCGCGGGGACACCGGGGATGGAGTGGATGGATGCTGCTCGCGGAAGCAAGTCGAACCTAGAGCTGACCGTCACGGGCGAGGACCTCGGCGACCCAATCCGCCTCTCGACCGAGCGAGCGGTCTGCCTCGACGGTTCGCCGACCTCGTGATCACCGGTGACGGCTACGTGGCGAGGCCGTCGGTCGTGAGCCAGGCCAAGGACCGCAGCAG containing:
- a CDS encoding transposase, with product KFLLSCTDDNIPAADAARLFKGLLDVERGFRDLKGVLEVRPVYHRKEQRIRAHVTLCFLALVLIRVAENATGDTWPAIARDLDRIHASDLHGSTGRIRQRSEITPDQAAILTACQATTPPLVLAAEPARTPRRRARNTE
- a CDS encoding aldo/keto reductase, translated to MTTPPIWSYGRFVLGCGTFGGIGGSPTLVGRGLDEPSAFATMDEAVGLGITLFDTAERYAGGASEIVIGRWLVKRDSAVSDRVRLATKVAPPDVTGSGSRFDAALLEEKFSGSLQRLGVDTVEFLLTHAPDEGTPIEETLEGLEAIRASGRCRYVGACNVDAGQLTAALDAAERLGISGYQVVQNGYSLLEPHDDRAVRSICAGRGLAFTPFSPLAGGALTAKYLRGVTPPPDSRMALRPDGVDELLTPAVYDAIDRLRSDAEHRHGVECGALALAWLLHHRDVTAVVTGPSRRSPHLELAAQAADVVLSDADFAEIESWFASPGVQGVVTTHSADPTTPSEAADGSN
- a CDS encoding alpha/beta fold hydrolase translates to MTETTRSHQSIVVDGGRTLCFAEWGDPAGFPVFGLHGTPGGLLNRHPDEGKYAEAGARVITYDRPGYGGSTRRPGRSVVDCVGDVAAIADHLGIGRFAVTGGSGGGPHSLAVAARLGERVVRACCDVGVAPFGLDELDFFAGMDPLNVTEFGWAVDGEQRLAVELDRELREMAERVAADASKLLGDGWALDDADRAVLSRADLAAVIREATEDLVRGGVWGLGRR
- a CDS encoding DUF5684 domain-containing protein: MQSSSSGAGVFWLIFAVVVYVVGALPLMGVFGKARQPGWAAFIPIYNLYVLLKTVGRPGWWLILYLIPIVNLVITIIVWNDLSTAFGHGAGFTIGLFFLSWIFLLILWLGNSQYSGPPALGRG
- a CDS encoding NAD(P)-dependent alcohol dehydrogenase, whose amino-acid sequence is MRAVIHTRYGTPDVLELADVAKPVPADDEVLVKVHATTVNRTDCGFRAGKPYVVRAFSGLRRPKQPILGTELAGEVEAVGSAVTDFSAGDQVFGVHADRFGAHAEYVCVKQDAPLALKPAGMSYAAAAAVCDGVILALTCLRRGGVHKGRRILIYGASGSIGTAAVQLARYFEAHVTAVCTTKNVDLVRSLGADVVVDYTREDYTTNGEAYDVLFDAVGKSDFEACKGSLAPGGLFITTDLGARWKNPRLVLWTAVFGSHRVLIPIPKYTKKDVLFLKELIEAGHYRAVIDRTYPLEHVVAATTYVESEQKTGNVVLTVIPDTAS